A genome region from Bemisia tabaci chromosome 3, PGI_BMITA_v3 includes the following:
- the LOC109044186 gene encoding serine/threonine-protein phosphatase 5, giving the protein MAERQTLLQLLIYQLVLLYVASDEGSVACSVKAPGRLYFSEVAPRSENWNAVGSANNEGHGLGSCPISCLPIHKATQDLSKDGISQKRLNGKINHSEGRVAEKTMARGGLSDWRLSEFGTTTMTPDIDALSNMMTIESNYKGLHLENEKVTVKFMEDLLTAFKDPKNLQKPALHAKYVLIILREIKKHYKKQPSLIEINVPRGRNITVVGDVHAHFSEIVKVFNVSGFPSETNYYLFNGDFVDRGDDDLQNALTIFGFKLLYPNSFFINRGNHEDRNQNSHAGFDESCNWIYTQPITDAFHDVWTWLPLAHRINEKVLVVHGGLSPHKNVTLDDIRREPRGVDPKTWSDELYLLRPRDDVFDRDFKNRVYKPDDKLPPPYQNESIMLSLLWADPMDKNGVAFNGQRGGCTRFGPDITENFCKRNKIEFVIRSHEPIDSPSFEGYYLKHGGRIITIFTVAGYCHQESKAAIIQMQAPDMKTHIIVWSTEERQEAFDSFVHEKVKLK; this is encoded by the exons ATGGCAGAGAGACAAACTCTCCTCCAGCTTCTGATCTATCAGCTCGTTCTTCTGTACGTTGCATCGGATGAGGGTTCCGTCGCCTGTTCCGTCAAAGCTCCAGGAAGGCTGTACTTTTCAGAGGTAGCACCAAGAAGCGAAAATTGGAATGCTGTTGGATCGGCTAATAATGAAGGCCACGGATTGGGTAGTTGTCCTATTTCCTGCTTACCCATTCACAAAGCAACTCAAGACTTGTCC AAAGATGGAATCTCGCAGAAGAGGCTTAATGGTAAAATTAACCATTCAGAAGGAAGAGTCGCAGAAAAAACAATGGCAAGAGGAGGTCTTTCAGATTGGAGACTTTCCGAATTCGGAACCACAACTATGACTCCTGATATTGATGCACTGAGTAATATGATGA CAATTGAAAGTAACTACAAGGGGCTGCATTTAGAGAATGAGAAAGTGACGGTAAAGTTCATGGAAGACTTGCTAACTGCATTCAAAGATCCAAAGAACTTGCAGAAGCCGGCCCTACACGCTAAATACGTTTTAATC ATTTTGCGGGAGATAAAGAAGCACTATAAAAAACAGCCGTCTCTGATTGAAATCAACGTACCGAGGGGCCGAAACATCACCGTCGTAGGGGATGTCCATGCTCACTTCAGTGAAATAGTCAAAGTGTTCAACGTTAGCGGTTTTCCCTCGGAGACGAACTACTACCTCTTTAACGGTGATTTTGTCGATCGAGGAGATGACGATTTGCAAAATGCGCTCACTATCTTCGGGTTCAAGCTTTTGTACCCGAATTCGTTTTTCATCAACCGTGGTAACCACGAGGATAGAAATCAAAATTCGCATGCAGGTTTCGATGAAAGTTGTAATTGGATTTACACCCAGCCGATAACAGATGCATTCCAC GATGTATGGACATGGCTACCGCTGGCGCATCGGATTAACGAGAAAGTTTTGGTCGTACATGGAGGTTTGTCGCCGCATAAGAACGTCACGTTGGACGACATACGACGAGAGCCGAGGGGTGTCGATCCGAAAACATGGTCAGATGAATTATACCTCCTAAGACCAAGAGATGATGTTTTTGATCGTGATTTTAAGAATAGAGTTTACAAACCCGATGATAAACTCCCACCACCGTATCAAAATGAAA gcATAATGTTGAGCCTTCTCTGGGCTGATCCCATGGACAAGAATGGAGTAGCTTTCAATGGTCAAAGAGGGGGATGCACACGTTTTGGACCAGACATAACCGAGAATTTCTGCAAGCGCAACAAAATCGAATTCGTAATTCGCTCACATGAGCCAATTGATTCACCCTCTTTTGAGGGTTACTACCTGAAACACGGAGGTCGTATCATTACCATTTTCACCGTCGCCGGCTATTGCCATCAAGAAAGTAAGGCAGCCATAATACAGATGCAAGCACCCGATATGAAGACGCACATCATAGTGTGGTCAACAGAAGAAAGACAGGAAGCTTTCGACTCATTTGTCCACGAAAAAGTTAAACTAAAGtaa